Proteins from a single region of Elusimicrobiota bacterium:
- a CDS encoding DUF2723 domain-containing protein translates to MNGRRPLVAAAVFLAHGALGVLSLAPGVGFGDSGELVASAATLGVAHAPGYPLHSLGAHLVGTLVPLAGWAWRTNLFSALCAAGAAAVLVDALLLLGLGLVPALVGALSLTLSPPWLRSALGAEVFSLHWLLAAACVWTLCRFRERAFDERPMALLGLLLGLGGANHQTLALAVPALLAAAWTWARPAPVRAWRGLAFLTGFALLGLAAYAYLPLRARASPPLDWGHPVDLPRFLHVLLRRDYGSFALTVEGAQGGRLGGAAAQLGRWLGEAVRGFGPGGLLLALLGGWALSRAKERRPELLLAGLLALFCGPGFLILGNPPFDALTTGALERFQPLSWLALALLAARGTELLGARLPSAALTALLLLPCGRAFAAAGGWSGRGDYAAHDYGRNLLRSLPRRAALFMDGGDDTFYTLAAAVYGEGLRGDLALHDRGGLVFRGAYGPDFRRLPRAQKERRRVEVEERMALERPVFYSTLRDEIVPGRALALAGILRRLEPSGSAAFETPQGPALWEAYALRFDEAKARAHYRYRALVPLYPLMEASAFAARGRRPEALLLLRSALRLGPDVLWLGPSVSRAAQWAGWLAGEAGDWPAAERAYRLALDAAPGDGEAGANLAVAFEKQGRFEDAERAYREAVAKTPTPAAWHNLAALYWGRGRWAESADAFERALALDPGDAKLRAWRDEAVRRSRR, encoded by the coding sequence GTGAACGGGCGCCGCCCCCTCGTCGCGGCCGCCGTCTTCCTCGCGCACGGCGCGCTCGGGGTCCTCTCCCTCGCTCCCGGCGTGGGCTTCGGCGATTCCGGAGAGCTCGTCGCCTCCGCCGCGACGCTCGGCGTCGCGCACGCGCCCGGCTATCCGCTCCACTCCCTCGGCGCCCATCTGGTGGGGACGCTGGTCCCGCTGGCGGGCTGGGCGTGGAGGACCAACCTCTTCTCGGCGCTCTGCGCGGCCGGCGCCGCCGCCGTCCTCGTCGACGCCCTTCTCCTCCTCGGGCTCGGCCTCGTCCCGGCGCTCGTGGGGGCGCTCTCGCTGACGCTCTCCCCCCCCTGGCTGCGGAGCGCTCTCGGGGCCGAGGTCTTCTCCCTGCACTGGCTCCTCGCCGCGGCCTGCGTCTGGACCCTCTGCCGCTTCCGCGAGCGCGCCTTCGACGAGAGGCCGATGGCCCTGCTCGGGCTCCTGCTCGGGCTCGGCGGCGCGAACCACCAGACCCTCGCCCTCGCCGTCCCCGCGCTGCTCGCCGCGGCCTGGACCTGGGCGCGCCCCGCTCCCGTGCGGGCCTGGCGCGGCCTCGCGTTCCTGACGGGCTTTGCGCTTCTCGGGCTGGCGGCGTACGCCTATCTCCCGCTGCGCGCGCGCGCCTCTCCGCCGCTCGACTGGGGACATCCCGTCGACCTCCCGCGCTTCCTCCACGTCCTCCTGCGCCGGGACTACGGCTCCTTCGCCCTGACGGTGGAGGGGGCGCAGGGAGGCCGCCTCGGCGGGGCCGCGGCCCAGCTGGGGCGCTGGCTCGGCGAGGCCGTCCGGGGTTTCGGCCCGGGAGGGCTCCTGCTCGCCCTGCTCGGCGGCTGGGCCCTCTCCCGCGCGAAGGAGCGCCGCCCGGAGCTCCTGCTCGCCGGTCTCCTCGCGCTTTTCTGCGGCCCGGGCTTCCTCATCCTCGGGAACCCGCCCTTCGACGCGCTGACGACGGGCGCGCTCGAACGCTTCCAGCCGCTCTCCTGGCTCGCTCTGGCGCTGCTGGCCGCTCGCGGGACGGAGCTCCTCGGCGCGCGGCTGCCGTCCGCCGCGCTGACGGCGCTGCTCCTGCTGCCCTGCGGCCGCGCGTTCGCCGCCGCCGGGGGCTGGAGCGGGCGCGGCGACTACGCGGCGCACGACTACGGGCGGAACCTCCTGCGCTCCCTGCCGCGCCGCGCCGCCCTCTTCATGGACGGCGGCGACGACACCTTCTACACCCTCGCCGCCGCGGTCTACGGCGAGGGCCTGCGCGGAGACCTCGCGCTCCACGACCGCGGAGGCCTCGTCTTCCGCGGCGCCTACGGCCCGGACTTCCGCCGGCTCCCCCGCGCGCAGAAGGAGCGGCGCCGCGTCGAGGTCGAGGAACGGATGGCCCTCGAGCGGCCCGTCTTCTATTCGACGCTGCGCGACGAGATCGTGCCCGGCCGCGCGCTCGCGCTCGCCGGGATCCTGCGGCGGCTCGAGCCTTCCGGGAGCGCGGCTTTCGAGACCCCGCAGGGCCCCGCGCTCTGGGAAGCCTACGCCCTCCGCTTCGACGAAGCGAAGGCGCGCGCGCACTATCGCTACCGCGCGCTCGTGCCCCTCTACCCGCTCATGGAGGCCTCCGCTTTCGCCGCGCGCGGCCGCCGCCCCGAGGCGCTCCTCCTGCTGCGCTCGGCGCTGCGTCTGGGCCCCGATGTCCTCTGGCTGGGACCGTCGGTCTCGCGCGCCGCGCAGTGGGCGGGCTGGCTCGCCGGAGAGGCGGGCGACTGGCCGGCCGCCGAGCGCGCCTATCGGCTCGCGCTCGACGCCGCGCCCGGGGACGGGGAGGCCGGCGCGAACCTCGCCGTCGCCTTCGAGAAGCAGGGGCGCTTCGAGGACGCCGAGCGCGCGTACCGCGAGGCCGTCGCGAAGACGCCGACCCCCGCGGCATGGCATAATCTGGCCGCGCTCTACTGGGGCCGGGGCCGCTGGGCCGAGAGCGCAGACGCCTTCGAGCGCGCGCTCGCGCTCGACCCCGGCGACGCGAAGCTGCGGGCCTGGCGCGACGAGGCCGTGCGGAGGAGCCGACGATGA
- a CDS encoding DUF58 domain-containing protein, producing MRCLDAVELAKLRNLRFDLRRLVVDGHLGGRHRSRRRGFAQEFAEHRLYVPGDEPRRLDWKVYARKERYFVREYQEEKSLRAQLLLDASGSMAYADGGRAPKWELARRLALALAYLVLAGGDSAGLALFDGDERAAFPPRRGLPQLDAMDRALAEASPSGETDPAVVLRRAAVRLPRRSLVLVVSDLLGEATEFLSLVRALRARRHEVFVLQVLDPSERDLPWDGPTLFEPLEGGESLRCEVGLLRASYRRLFDERQRLYEAGFHSAGARYGVFYTDGDWTAGLTRLLA from the coding sequence ATGCGCTGTCTCGACGCCGTGGAGCTGGCGAAGCTCAGGAACCTGCGCTTCGACCTGCGCCGCCTCGTCGTCGACGGACACCTCGGCGGACGCCACCGCAGCCGGCGCCGCGGCTTCGCGCAGGAGTTCGCCGAGCACCGGCTCTACGTCCCGGGCGACGAGCCGCGCCGCCTCGACTGGAAGGTCTACGCGCGCAAGGAGCGCTACTTCGTGCGCGAGTACCAGGAGGAGAAGTCGCTGCGCGCCCAGCTCCTCCTCGACGCGTCGGGCTCGATGGCGTACGCCGACGGGGGCCGGGCCCCCAAGTGGGAGCTCGCGCGCCGCCTCGCCCTCGCGCTGGCCTATCTCGTGCTCGCCGGCGGCGACTCCGCCGGGCTCGCGCTCTTCGACGGCGACGAGCGCGCGGCCTTCCCCCCGCGCCGCGGCCTGCCGCAGCTCGACGCGATGGACCGCGCGCTCGCGGAGGCCTCCCCCTCCGGCGAGACCGACCCCGCGGTCGTCCTGCGCCGGGCCGCCGTGCGCCTGCCGCGCCGCTCGCTGGTGCTCGTCGTCAGCGACCTCCTGGGCGAGGCGACGGAGTTCCTCTCGCTGGTGCGCGCGCTGCGCGCGCGCCGCCACGAGGTCTTCGTCCTCCAGGTGCTGGACCCCTCCGAGCGCGACCTTCCCTGGGACGGCCCGACGCTCTTCGAGCCCCTCGAGGGCGGCGAGAGCCTGCGCTGCGAGGTCGGGCTCCTGCGCGCGAGCTACCGGCGCCTCTTCGACGAGCGCCAGCGCCTCTACGAGGCCGGCTTCCACTCGGCGGGCGCGCGCTACGGCGTCTTCTACACCGACGGAGACTGGACGGCCGGGCTCACGCGCCTGCTCGCATGA
- a CDS encoding VWA domain-containing protein, whose product MITFLAPKLLWALPLAAAPVLLHLLFLRRAARRPFSDLALLRAAYRRAMPSTRLRQWLLLALRVLALASLVAAFARPVLRPGARAAGGAEDGLDAVLLVDSSWSMRAEENGRPRFEGAAASAREFLRLLRPADRAALSAFSAGLDGELRWSADRPAAEAALERMRPGWKGTDLRRALEDAYRFLERERGARGRRRAIVLFSDGARHALRTLPSGGLERLEGWDPEVVVLGLRWGSSPANAAVREVRPATGGERPGFAARLESYGSSGSAGLDLWLRGRRVERREVSLGDGTPRVEEFQADAPLDGSLSGRLELRRDALAADDAWHLALKVEPRPRILYLHGGPDALAAGRGGWFLRELLSEGGRLPFRLDEADGGRLRQLRLEDYAAVVLDDFKEVPPEVAEPLKRHVLRGGGLWVLAGSRAAPSARSSAEGAAREENDLRAENSFGALAPLLPGRLGAAYAPPAAGLRPEEVEDEAPGRGRFRWADFELSGVVLGRRYALEPAADARIRLRDGAGEPLLVEGSFGRGRVLLWASSFDLRWTNLALKPAFAALVETSLARLSAYGGEGRWDAVLVGEPYAREWRAGAQTPARVSVLAPDGRRSTLVVRERRAVYADTREPGLYWMRPEGGEGEAEPFAVNLDRSGGEGDLRADSPPWPLMRLEALREDFLLAVYGREARTLALACALLLLGLELVLTRTGRPS is encoded by the coding sequence ATGATCACCTTCCTGGCGCCGAAGCTCCTGTGGGCGCTGCCGCTGGCGGCGGCGCCGGTGCTGCTCCACCTCCTCTTCCTGCGCCGCGCCGCGCGCCGTCCCTTCAGCGACCTCGCGCTCCTGCGCGCCGCGTACCGCCGCGCGATGCCCTCGACCCGCCTGCGTCAGTGGCTGCTGCTCGCTCTGCGCGTCCTCGCGCTCGCCTCTCTCGTCGCCGCCTTCGCGCGCCCCGTGCTGCGCCCGGGCGCCCGGGCCGCCGGCGGCGCGGAGGACGGGCTCGACGCGGTCCTGCTCGTGGATTCCTCGTGGTCGATGCGCGCAGAGGAGAACGGGCGTCCGCGTTTCGAGGGCGCCGCCGCCTCCGCCCGGGAGTTCCTGCGCCTGCTGCGCCCGGCCGACCGAGCGGCGCTCTCCGCGTTCTCCGCCGGCCTCGACGGAGAGCTCCGCTGGAGCGCGGACCGCCCGGCCGCGGAGGCCGCGCTCGAGCGCATGCGCCCGGGCTGGAAGGGTACCGACCTGCGCCGCGCACTCGAGGACGCCTACCGCTTCCTCGAGCGCGAGCGCGGCGCGCGAGGGCGGCGGCGCGCCATCGTCCTCTTCTCCGACGGCGCCCGCCATGCGCTGCGGACCCTGCCCTCCGGCGGGCTCGAGCGGCTCGAGGGCTGGGACCCGGAGGTCGTCGTGCTCGGTCTGCGCTGGGGGTCCTCGCCGGCCAACGCCGCGGTGCGCGAGGTCCGTCCCGCGACGGGGGGCGAGCGGCCCGGATTCGCGGCGCGCCTGGAGTCCTACGGTTCCTCCGGGAGCGCGGGGCTCGACCTCTGGCTGCGCGGACGCCGCGTCGAACGCCGCGAGGTCTCTCTCGGGGACGGCACCCCTCGGGTGGAGGAGTTCCAGGCCGACGCCCCTCTCGACGGCTCGCTCAGCGGCCGCCTCGAGCTGCGGCGCGACGCGCTCGCCGCCGACGACGCCTGGCACCTCGCGCTGAAGGTCGAGCCCCGCCCGCGCATCCTCTACCTGCACGGGGGCCCCGACGCGCTCGCCGCGGGGCGCGGCGGCTGGTTCCTGCGCGAGCTCCTCTCCGAGGGCGGACGGCTGCCCTTCCGGCTCGACGAGGCCGACGGCGGGCGCCTGCGCCAGCTGCGTCTGGAGGACTACGCCGCCGTCGTCCTCGACGACTTCAAGGAGGTCCCGCCCGAGGTCGCCGAACCGCTCAAGCGGCACGTCCTGCGCGGCGGCGGACTCTGGGTCTTGGCGGGCTCCCGCGCCGCCCCTTCGGCGCGCTCGAGCGCCGAAGGGGCGGCGCGAGAGGAGAACGACCTGCGCGCCGAGAACTCGTTCGGCGCGCTCGCGCCGCTGCTGCCGGGCCGCCTCGGCGCCGCCTATGCCCCCCCCGCCGCCGGGCTGAGGCCCGAGGAGGTCGAGGACGAGGCTCCCGGCCGCGGCCGCTTCCGCTGGGCGGACTTCGAGCTCTCCGGCGTCGTCCTCGGGCGCCGCTACGCGCTCGAGCCGGCCGCGGACGCGCGGATCCGCCTGCGCGACGGAGCCGGCGAGCCCCTCCTCGTGGAGGGCTCCTTCGGGCGCGGGCGCGTGCTGCTCTGGGCCTCCTCCTTCGATCTGCGCTGGACGAACCTGGCGCTCAAGCCCGCCTTCGCCGCCCTCGTCGAGACCTCGCTCGCGCGCCTGAGCGCCTACGGCGGGGAGGGGCGCTGGGACGCGGTGCTCGTCGGCGAGCCGTACGCGCGCGAGTGGCGCGCGGGCGCGCAGACCCCCGCCCGGGTCTCGGTGCTCGCGCCCGACGGCCGCCGCTCGACGCTCGTCGTGCGCGAGCGACGGGCCGTCTACGCCGATACGCGCGAACCCGGACTCTATTGGATGCGTCCGGAAGGCGGCGAGGGAGAGGCGGAGCCCTTCGCCGTCAACCTCGACCGCTCCGGCGGGGAGGGCGACCTGCGCGCGGATTCCCCGCCCTGGCCGCTCATGCGCCTGGAGGCGCTGCGCGAGGACTTCCTCCTCGCCGTCTATGGACGCGAGGCGCGCACGCTCGCGCTCGCCTGCGCGCTGCTGCTGCTGGGGCTCGAGCTCGTCCTGACGCGGACGGGGAGGCCTTCATGA
- a CDS encoding glutamine amidotransferase encodes MSWRLALDAGPAEWALAAAASGVLLLAWRLQRGVPRGPRLLRAAAFALLALVLARPVLESLEERSAKPRLAVLVDAGPSMQSSDDRGAARLTRAARWLRERRGALERRFEVSLYAAAGGARRLSFDELESLRPGAAGLDPSAALADVLDAGAPPSRVLLLSDGAFEDGPALAPALSRLGAPVDAAGVGPKALRPALALTALGAPDFVFLHGRFPVSATLEATALAGARVRARLVREGRTLAQSTFLVEKPYEVLTASFTAEAVALGRMGCRVEAEAVLPGRAPLSARREAGVEVIRQKYRIMYLAGRPSFEYSHLREYLKSDPNHELVSFVILRNPENVSPVADNELSLIPFPAQEIFVQNLSQFDLFILHDFDYTRFALPQAYLQNLKRFVSEGGALLLIGGSNAFTKAGYHGTPLEETLPVTLSPETDDHREGAFSPVAVRPEHPLLNIGESAAASAELWKGVAPLEGWTRLASVRPGSTVLLRHPTEKTAAGEPLPVLALREFGKGKVMLLTSGSTWRWKLGGGRDWRLSSFYPRFWNRAVEYLTGSLDLKKVKFSPLPERMPSREPAVVTLRVFDEHFRPLPGAEVDLRALWTRPDGTQKPAPFYEREPGLYQFELSDLAEGRHRLRAWARRRGEAWGEDETSFLWEPPRGDAPLDRRRLKALAEQSGGRYCDLDRLEPDAFYGEAREAPRARAVLGRRALWASPLWLWALCAVLLAEWTLRRRGGLL; translated from the coding sequence GTGAGCTGGCGACTCGCGCTCGACGCCGGTCCCGCCGAGTGGGCGCTCGCCGCCGCCGCGTCCGGCGTCCTCCTCCTCGCCTGGCGCCTGCAGCGCGGCGTCCCGCGGGGCCCGCGTCTGCTGCGCGCGGCGGCCTTCGCTCTGCTCGCGCTCGTGCTCGCACGCCCCGTCCTCGAGTCGCTCGAGGAGCGCTCGGCGAAGCCGCGGCTCGCCGTGCTCGTCGACGCCGGCCCGAGCATGCAGTCCTCCGACGACCGCGGCGCCGCGCGCCTGACCCGCGCCGCGCGCTGGCTGCGCGAGCGGCGCGGCGCGCTCGAGCGCCGCTTCGAGGTCTCCCTCTACGCCGCGGCCGGCGGCGCGCGCCGCCTCTCCTTCGACGAGCTCGAGTCCCTGCGCCCGGGCGCGGCGGGCCTCGACCCCTCCGCGGCGCTCGCCGACGTGCTCGACGCCGGGGCCCCGCCCTCGCGCGTGCTCCTGCTCTCCGACGGCGCCTTCGAGGACGGGCCCGCGCTCGCGCCCGCGCTCTCCCGCCTCGGCGCTCCCGTGGACGCGGCCGGGGTCGGGCCGAAGGCGCTTCGTCCGGCCCTCGCGCTCACGGCGCTCGGCGCGCCGGACTTCGTCTTCCTGCACGGCCGCTTCCCGGTGAGCGCGACTCTCGAAGCCACCGCGCTCGCCGGCGCCCGCGTGCGCGCGCGGCTCGTGCGCGAGGGGCGGACGCTCGCGCAGAGCACATTCCTCGTCGAGAAGCCCTACGAGGTCCTGACCGCGAGCTTCACCGCCGAGGCCGTCGCTCTCGGCCGCATGGGCTGCCGTGTCGAGGCGGAGGCCGTGCTCCCCGGCCGCGCACCGCTCTCCGCGCGGCGCGAGGCGGGCGTCGAGGTCATCCGCCAGAAGTACCGCATCATGTACCTGGCCGGCCGTCCGAGCTTCGAGTACTCGCACCTGCGCGAGTACCTGAAGTCGGACCCCAACCACGAGCTCGTCTCCTTCGTCATCCTGCGCAACCCCGAGAACGTGAGCCCGGTCGCGGACAACGAGCTCTCGCTGATCCCCTTCCCCGCGCAGGAGATCTTCGTCCAGAACCTCTCGCAGTTCGACCTCTTCATCCTCCACGACTTCGACTACACGCGCTTCGCCCTGCCGCAGGCCTACCTCCAGAACCTCAAGCGCTTCGTCTCCGAGGGAGGGGCCCTCCTTCTCATCGGCGGCTCCAACGCCTTCACGAAAGCGGGCTACCACGGGACCCCGCTCGAGGAGACCCTGCCCGTCACCCTCTCTCCCGAGACCGACGACCACCGCGAGGGCGCGTTCTCCCCCGTCGCCGTCCGGCCCGAGCACCCGCTCCTGAACATCGGCGAGAGCGCGGCGGCGAGCGCGGAGCTCTGGAAGGGCGTCGCGCCCCTCGAGGGCTGGACCCGCCTGGCCTCCGTGCGCCCCGGCTCGACGGTGCTGCTGCGCCATCCCACGGAGAAGACCGCCGCGGGCGAGCCGCTGCCCGTGCTGGCGCTGCGCGAGTTCGGCAAGGGGAAGGTGATGCTGCTGACCAGCGGTTCGACCTGGCGCTGGAAGCTCGGGGGCGGAAGGGACTGGCGGCTCTCCTCGTTCTATCCGCGCTTCTGGAACCGCGCGGTCGAGTACCTGACCGGGAGCCTCGACCTGAAGAAGGTGAAGTTCTCCCCCCTGCCCGAGCGCATGCCCTCCCGCGAGCCGGCCGTCGTGACCCTGCGCGTCTTCGACGAGCACTTCCGCCCGCTGCCCGGAGCGGAGGTCGACCTGCGAGCGCTCTGGACGCGTCCGGACGGGACCCAGAAGCCCGCCCCCTTCTACGAGCGCGAGCCGGGCCTCTATCAGTTCGAGCTCTCCGACCTCGCCGAGGGCCGCCACCGCCTGCGCGCCTGGGCGCGCCGGCGCGGCGAGGCCTGGGGCGAGGACGAGACCTCGTTCTTGTGGGAGCCCCCGAGGGGCGACGCCCCGCTCGACCGCCGGCGCCTGAAGGCGCTCGCCGAGCAATCGGGCGGGCGCTACTGCGACCTCGACCGCCTCGAGCCCGACGCCTTCTACGGGGAGGCGCGCGAGGCGCCGCGCGCGCGCGCCGTGCTCGGCCGCCGGGCGCTGTGGGCGTCCCCGCTCTGGCTGTGGGCGCTCTGCGCGGTCCTGCTCGCCGAGTGGACGCTGCGCCGGCGGGGAGGGCTCCTGTGA
- a CDS encoding DUF2723 domain-containing protein — translation MSWADLTRQENRRTAAAAVFLLSFGLYLWTMPPTLAPYRDAGEMSASTWTLGVSHPPSYPVYVMSGRLAGLLPAGTHAYRLNLLSALAGAGALALLWLALAGTCGPAGAFAAVLLLATNPTFWNVCGVQEMYSLTLLFAAGLLFLALAQSRERSPRRLSAFFLLYGLALGNRTDLLLWAPGLFLLAVPPPAPAGPGPRAFLRALRPYLPALAAGVVGLAVYLYLPLRSLRGPWLDWNHPATLYNLVGSLTRRGYGGTLDLLSKNYAAGANFLPNLKVYALHLWEAFGPLGLLLVVLGAGALGRAPRRGAAYALLYLLSGPLFLFLANMPPNPHALAIVEPHYLLSDLVLAAVLAEAVPGLAAGAVGARPVLRVLLLCALALQPWLMGRWARLDRRWNLLDRDYALNVLRSAPKDAVVVAKKDVQFFSLWHYQRVEGLRPDVRIVGQGLAHSAWLQRSPAVRYPKPLLLGPLRSTEEFRGFVRANEGPVFATTDVDFPPGLEIGAPRGLLLPLSEKGVPSAAPWEFLVRRGDYRYDQRPDFFTADLVEAHAVALQRLGAAFMEKGRDAEARRALLAAWAMKWLLADAPVYLGFMASRAGDWASGARYYGLAEGVHDAMLGLTEEYRSLPDVKDGVRLAASDALVNLGVAQEKIGRREDAERSYAKALALNPRMVKARYNLAVLYWNRDWPRVVSELQEALRVEPGYEEARRYLPAALAALEKSRPR, via the coding sequence ATGAGCTGGGCCGATCTTACTCGGCAGGAGAACCGCCGCACTGCCGCGGCGGCGGTCTTCCTGCTCTCCTTCGGGCTCTATCTCTGGACGATGCCGCCCACGCTCGCGCCCTACCGCGACGCGGGCGAGATGAGCGCGAGCACCTGGACGCTCGGCGTCTCCCATCCTCCCAGCTATCCCGTCTACGTGATGTCCGGACGCCTCGCCGGTCTCCTTCCCGCCGGCACTCACGCCTACCGCCTCAACCTTCTCTCGGCGCTCGCCGGCGCCGGCGCCCTCGCCCTGCTCTGGCTCGCGCTGGCCGGGACCTGCGGCCCTGCGGGCGCCTTCGCCGCCGTACTCCTCCTCGCGACGAACCCGACCTTCTGGAACGTCTGCGGCGTCCAGGAGATGTATTCGCTCACGCTTCTCTTCGCCGCGGGCCTGCTCTTCCTCGCGCTCGCGCAGAGCCGGGAGCGCTCGCCGCGCCGGCTGAGCGCCTTCTTCCTTCTTTACGGGCTCGCGCTCGGCAACCGCACGGACCTCCTGCTCTGGGCGCCCGGGCTCTTCCTCCTCGCCGTCCCGCCGCCCGCTCCGGCCGGTCCCGGGCCGCGCGCCTTCCTGCGCGCCCTGAGGCCGTACCTCCCCGCCCTTGCGGCGGGCGTCGTCGGGCTCGCGGTCTACCTCTATCTGCCCCTGCGCTCTCTGCGCGGGCCCTGGCTCGACTGGAACCATCCGGCCACGCTCTACAATCTGGTCGGCTCGCTCACCCGCCGCGGCTACGGCGGGACCCTCGACCTGCTCTCGAAGAACTACGCGGCGGGCGCGAACTTCCTGCCCAACTTGAAGGTCTACGCGCTCCACCTCTGGGAGGCCTTCGGCCCGCTCGGACTCCTCCTCGTCGTCCTCGGAGCCGGGGCTTTAGGCCGCGCCCCTCGTCGGGGCGCGGCCTACGCCTTGCTTTACCTGCTCAGCGGGCCGCTCTTCCTCTTCCTCGCCAACATGCCGCCCAACCCCCACGCGCTCGCCATCGTCGAGCCGCACTACCTGCTCTCGGACCTCGTCCTCGCGGCCGTGCTGGCCGAAGCGGTGCCCGGGCTCGCGGCGGGGGCCGTCGGCGCGAGGCCGGTCCTCCGGGTGCTCCTCCTCTGCGCGCTCGCCCTTCAGCCCTGGCTCATGGGCCGCTGGGCCCGCCTCGACCGCCGCTGGAACCTCCTCGACCGCGACTACGCGCTCAACGTGCTGCGCTCGGCGCCGAAGGACGCGGTCGTCGTCGCGAAGAAGGACGTGCAGTTCTTCAGTCTCTGGCATTACCAGCGCGTCGAGGGTCTGCGGCCCGACGTGCGCATCGTCGGGCAGGGCCTCGCGCACAGCGCCTGGCTCCAGCGCTCGCCCGCCGTCCGCTATCCGAAGCCGCTGCTCCTCGGCCCGCTGCGCAGCACCGAGGAGTTCCGGGGCTTCGTCCGCGCCAACGAGGGGCCCGTCTTCGCCACCACCGACGTGGACTTCCCTCCCGGCCTCGAGATCGGCGCCCCGAGGGGGCTGCTCCTCCCGCTCTCCGAGAAGGGAGTGCCCTCCGCGGCGCCCTGGGAGTTCCTCGTGCGCCGAGGGGACTACCGCTACGACCAGCGCCCCGACTTCTTCACCGCCGACCTCGTCGAGGCCCACGCCGTCGCCCTCCAGCGGCTCGGGGCCGCCTTCATGGAGAAGGGCCGCGACGCCGAGGCCCGCCGGGCCCTGCTGGCCGCCTGGGCGATGAAGTGGCTGCTCGCCGACGCGCCGGTCTACCTCGGCTTCATGGCCAGCCGCGCCGGCGATTGGGCCTCGGGCGCCCGGTACTACGGGCTCGCCGAAGGCGTGCACGACGCCATGCTCGGGCTCACCGAGGAGTACCGGTCGCTGCCCGACGTGAAGGACGGGGTGCGCCTCGCCGCTTCCGACGCCCTCGTCAACCTGGGCGTCGCGCAGGAGAAGATCGGCCGCCGCGAGGACGCCGAGAGGAGCTACGCCAAGGCGCTCGCGCTGAACCCGCGCATGGTCAAGGCCCGCTACAACCTCGCCGTGCTCTACTGGAACCGCGATTGGCCCCGCGTCGTCTCCGAGCTCCAGGAGGCCCTGCGCGTCGAGCCCGGCTACGAGGAAGCCCGCCGCTACCTTCCCGCGGCCCTCGCCGCCCTCGAGAAGTCCCGCCCGCGTTAG
- a CDS encoding DUF4159 domain-containing protein, with amino-acid sequence MKTPVFLAALLALSAAPPLRAEPPGERFVWSQWRHSGGWDPYPGVHREVAAFLTSVTSVLCADERRELDLSDPALFSTPMLVLSGRQEPPPLQEEERRVLRDWLGAGGFLWIDDASGLKVSPFDRWVRSTLRTALPDAELRPLPQDHVLFKTFFLARRVGGRASVSGVVEGVDWGGRTAVVYTRDDVLGALARDPLGRPVYELGEARRLDARKLTLNIVMYALTGSYKADAVHQPFILEKMRQGTP; translated from the coding sequence ATGAAGACGCCCGTCTTCCTCGCGGCCCTCCTGGCGCTCTCCGCCGCCCCGCCGCTGCGCGCCGAGCCGCCCGGCGAGCGCTTCGTGTGGTCGCAGTGGCGCCACTCCGGGGGCTGGGACCCCTACCCCGGCGTGCACCGCGAGGTCGCTGCGTTCCTGACGAGCGTCACGAGCGTGCTCTGCGCCGACGAGCGCCGCGAACTCGATCTCTCGGACCCCGCGCTCTTCTCGACGCCGATGCTCGTGCTCTCCGGACGCCAGGAGCCGCCGCCGCTGCAGGAGGAGGAGCGGCGCGTCCTGCGCGACTGGCTCGGCGCCGGCGGCTTCCTCTGGATCGACGACGCCTCCGGCCTCAAGGTCTCCCCCTTCGACCGCTGGGTGCGCTCCACGCTGCGAACGGCGCTCCCCGACGCCGAGCTCCGGCCGCTGCCGCAGGACCACGTCCTCTTCAAGACCTTCTTCCTCGCGCGCCGCGTCGGCGGCCGGGCGAGCGTCTCCGGCGTCGTCGAGGGCGTCGACTGGGGCGGCCGCACCGCCGTCGTGTACACGCGCGACGACGTTCTCGGGGCCCTGGCCAGGGACCCGCTCGGCCGCCCGGTCTACGAACTCGGCGAGGCGCGGCGGCTCGACGCGCGCAAGCTGACGCTCAACATCGTCATGTACGCGCTGACCGGCAGCTACAAGGCCGACGCCGTGCACCAGCCCTTCATCCTCGAGAAGATGCGGCAGGGAACGCCGTGA